A section of the Centroberyx gerrardi isolate f3 chromosome 8, fCenGer3.hap1.cur.20231027, whole genome shotgun sequence genome encodes:
- the ccdc92 gene encoding coiled-coil domain-containing protein 92 yields MASANVTLENQLHSAQKNLLFLQQDHASTLKGLHAEIRRLQQHCTDLTYELTVRSSDPSDSSEARCRELQRRCEELEAQLKKKEEENTELLRDLEQKNAMISVLENTIKEREKKYLEELKMKSHKLAILSGELEQRASTIAYLTSQLHATKKKLLAGSSSEASPNVSPVTSYKPTPPPAKDRQPETPRRRMKKSLSQPLHPELTEVYRLGPDGRRLVLRETVDAMPDPTPFLQAGRESPEPQVMRERPAVIPPIASERSPVPPLGASSSPRHSPARDRQHRAHVGVAHRIPHGTPPLAPPQAELETLAVDQVNGGKVVRKRSGADRTV; encoded by the exons ATGGCATCAGCCAACGTTACCCTGGAGAATCAGCTGCACAGTGCCCAGAAAAACCTGCTCTTCCTCCAGCAGGACCATGCCAGCACACTGAAAGGGCTACATGCAGAGATCCGCAGATTACAACAGCATTGCACAG ACCTGACATATGAGCTGACTGTGAGAAGCTCTGATCCCTCAG ACAGCAGCGAGGCGCGTTGCAGGGAGCTGCAAAGGAGATGTGAGGAGCTGGAGGCCCAgctgaagaagaaggaggaggagaacactGAGCTGCTGAGGGACCTGGAGCAGAAGAACGCTATGATCTCCGTCCTGGAAAACACCatcaaggagagggagaagaagtaCCTGGAGGAGCTCAAGATGAAGAGCCACAAGCTGGCCATTCTGTCCGGGGAGCTGGAGCAGAGGGCGAGCACCATCGCTTACCTCACCTCGCAGCTCCACGCCACCAAGAAGAAGCTGTTAGCCGGCAGCTCCTCCGAGGCCAGCCCCAACGTCAGCCCCGTCACCTCCTACAAACCCACCCCGCCGCCGGCCAAGGACAGGCAGCCTGAGACGCCCCGTCGCCGCATGAAGAAGAGCCTCTCCCAGCCTCTTCACCCGGAGTTGACGGAGGTGTACCGGCTCGGTCCGGACGGCAGGCGGCTGGTTCTCCGGGAGACGGTAGACGCCATGCCCGACCCCACGCCCTTCCTGCAGGCCGGGAGAGAGTCTCCCGAACCGCAGGTGATGCGAGAGCGGCCCGCCGTTATCCCCCCTATCGCCTCCGAGCGctcccccgtccctcccctAGGTGCCTCTTCCAGTCCCCGCCACAGCCCCGCTCGGGACCGTCAGCACAGGGCTCATGTGGGCGTGGCGCACCGCATCCCCCACGGCACCCCCCCTCTGGCCCCGCCGCAGGCAGAGCTGGAGACGCTGGCAGTGGACCAGGTCAACG